One window from the genome of Mucilaginibacter ginsenosidivorans encodes:
- a CDS encoding M28 family metallopeptidase, translating into MKYYKLILFLIMTAPAMAQTTIRQDAAIKQMTDEVSAKNIEAIIRKLVSFKSRHTLGDTVSKTTGVGAARNWIKSEYERYAADSYGRMTVQFDTFTQPKSERVNQPAHLKNVLAILKGTDPKDTRVYVVSGHYDSRMSDVMDPTGDEPGANDDASGTAVSMELARVMAKRQFPATIIFMAVVGEEQGLYGSTHVAKRAKAENWNIDAMLNNDIVGNTHGMDNDLKDNTSVRVFSEGVPTAASANQKQIAGLISLGGENDSPSRELARYIKETTERYVDNLNVKLIYRRDRYLRGGDHIPFLQQGYTAIRVTEMNEDFTRQHQNIRTENGVDYGDLPDFVDFNYAQKVACMNLSVLASLALAPAEPQNVGVVTSGLSNKTELKWEAPKEGKKPAGYYVLMRETISPYWEKKFYVTDTQAILNYSKDNYLFAVQSVDAEGHESLPVVPKPVR; encoded by the coding sequence ATGAAATATTACAAGCTGATACTATTTTTAATAATGACGGCCCCTGCGATGGCGCAAACCACCATCCGGCAGGACGCAGCCATCAAACAGATGACAGACGAGGTGTCAGCCAAAAACATCGAGGCGATCATCCGCAAACTGGTGAGTTTTAAATCGCGCCATACGTTGGGCGATACTGTCAGTAAAACCACCGGTGTCGGAGCTGCGCGCAATTGGATAAAATCTGAATACGAAAGATACGCAGCTGACTCGTATGGGCGTATGACGGTACAGTTTGATACTTTTACCCAACCGAAAAGTGAAAGGGTTAATCAGCCCGCGCATTTGAAAAATGTACTGGCTATATTGAAGGGTACTGATCCCAAAGATACCAGGGTATATGTAGTATCGGGGCATTATGATTCCCGCATGTCGGATGTGATGGACCCCACCGGCGACGAACCCGGCGCAAACGACGACGCGTCGGGCACGGCTGTTTCCATGGAACTGGCGCGGGTAATGGCCAAAAGACAATTTCCGGCAACCATCATTTTTATGGCAGTGGTAGGCGAGGAGCAGGGTTTATATGGTTCGACACATGTTGCAAAACGCGCCAAAGCTGAAAACTGGAATATAGACGCTATGCTGAATAATGATATCGTTGGCAATACTCACGGCATGGATAATGACCTGAAAGACAATACCAGCGTACGGGTATTCAGCGAAGGTGTACCTACCGCAGCATCGGCTAATCAAAAACAAATAGCAGGCCTCATATCACTTGGCGGCGAAAATGACAGCCCTTCACGTGAGTTAGCCCGTTACATTAAGGAAACCACAGAAAGATATGTTGACAATCTGAACGTCAAACTGATCTACCGCCGCGACCGCTACCTGCGGGGCGGCGACCATATACCTTTTTTGCAACAGGGCTACACGGCCATTCGTGTTACCGAAATGAACGAGGACTTTACCCGCCAGCATCAGAACATCCGCACCGAAAACGGCGTGGATTATGGCGACTTACCCGATTTTGTTGATTTTAACTATGCACAGAAAGTGGCCTGCATGAACCTTTCTGTTCTGGCCAGCCTGGCGCTTGCTCCCGCCGAACCGCAAAACGTTGGCGTAGTAACCAGCGGACTTAGCAATAAAACAGAATTGAAGTGGGAGGCGCCGAAAGAAGGCAAAAAGCCGGCAGGATATTATGTGCTGATGCGAGAAACGATCAGTCCCTATTGGGAGAAAAAATTCTATGTGACGGATACCCAGGCAATCTTAAATTATTCAAAGGACAATTATTTGTTTGCTGTGCAGTCTGTAGATGCCGAAGGCCATGAGAGTTTGCCGGTGGTACCAAAGCCGGTGAGGTGA
- a CDS encoding ABC transporter permease: MIKNYFKIAFRNFWRHKLFTLINVIGLSIGISAALVICLIVHYDLTFDKFHKDGDRIYRVVTNFSFQGSPGNNAGVCGPLPWATKNGVTGLQQIAPIFRLFQPNVVIPNGSKESARFKLQDNVIVADGDYFKLFEYKWLAGSASSALAAPYKVVLTSEQAEKYFPGASYDQMLGRTVVYDTLKTTVSGIVQTIKQNTDLIFHDFVSFPTAFSNPSIKEQLRLNNWGGTSPEYQLFVKLAPQTTAAGVERQLNDIMKKNYKSRPGVTETFALQPLADIHFNNLYGTFNGRVADKTTLLELSGIALFLILLGCINFINLTTAQSAQRAKEIGIRKTMGSTRRQLILQFLSETFLVTLAAVIISAAMAPVILKLFAGFVPAGVNANLFSQPGILLFLALLTVVVSLLSGFYPALMLSGHKPVSVLKNQAQNNSNKTRSAMLRKSLTVTQFAIAQFFIMATILVSKQVYYATHKDLGFKKDAILIVNSPWKNRQERLNQVLLNKFRAIPQIELISMGRDAPAAGDLFSTEATYNDGKKEIKLENFGVRFGDENYIKVYHIKLLAGRNLRPGDTSKAVLINNTLAKQLGFKSPQDAVGKVISKYNGNAGDMLIAGVVADFNAESIHAAIAPVAIMTSTNFYFNGTFHIALKPQTTTGDDWKTAIAAMEKAWKQIYPEDDFEYSFFDENIARLYTDEQHTSALLSWATGLSILISCLGLLGLAIYTTTQRTKEIGVRKVLGATVTQIATLLSAELVWLLALSFVTISPVAWYAMNRWMQSFADRTPISWWIFALSGGGMLLTALLTSGFQTIKAALANPVKSLRSE, translated from the coding sequence ATGATAAAGAACTATTTCAAGATCGCATTCCGCAATTTCTGGCGGCATAAACTTTTTACGCTGATCAATGTTATTGGCTTGTCTATTGGTATCAGCGCGGCGCTGGTCATTTGCCTCATCGTGCACTATGACCTTACTTTTGATAAGTTTCATAAGGATGGCGACCGTATTTACCGGGTAGTAACCAATTTTTCTTTCCAGGGTTCACCTGGCAACAATGCCGGTGTTTGCGGGCCATTACCCTGGGCAACTAAAAACGGGGTAACCGGGCTGCAGCAGATAGCGCCCATTTTCAGGTTATTTCAACCGAACGTAGTTATTCCCAACGGAAGTAAGGAGTCGGCCCGTTTTAAGTTACAGGATAATGTTATCGTAGCCGATGGCGATTATTTTAAATTGTTCGAATACAAATGGCTCGCCGGTTCGGCATCGTCCGCATTGGCAGCACCTTACAAGGTGGTATTGACTTCTGAACAGGCAGAAAAGTATTTCCCCGGCGCCAGTTACGACCAAATGCTTGGCCGAACCGTGGTTTACGATACCTTAAAAACTACGGTTAGCGGCATCGTTCAAACTATCAAACAAAACACCGATCTTATTTTTCATGATTTCGTTTCGTTCCCTACAGCTTTTTCGAATCCGTCCATCAAAGAGCAATTGCGTTTGAATAACTGGGGCGGTACAAGTCCCGAGTATCAGCTTTTCGTGAAATTGGCGCCGCAAACCACTGCAGCAGGTGTCGAAAGGCAGTTGAACGATATCATGAAAAAGAATTATAAAAGCAGGCCGGGCGTGACAGAAACATTTGCTTTGCAACCACTTGCCGACATCCATTTCAATAACCTTTACGGAACTTTTAATGGTCGGGTAGCGGATAAAACGACATTGCTGGAATTATCCGGTATTGCTTTGTTCCTGATATTGCTTGGCTGCATCAACTTTATCAATTTGACAACCGCACAATCGGCACAAAGGGCCAAAGAGATCGGCATCCGCAAAACTATGGGCAGCACCCGCCGGCAATTGATCCTCCAGTTTTTGAGTGAAACATTCCTGGTTACCCTGGCAGCCGTCATCATATCAGCAGCGATGGCTCCGGTGATACTGAAATTATTTGCCGGCTTTGTCCCGGCGGGTGTAAATGCCAACCTGTTCAGCCAACCGGGCATACTTTTATTCCTGGCTTTGCTGACGGTGGTTGTAAGCCTGCTATCCGGCTTTTACCCGGCCCTTATGCTATCAGGCCACAAACCCGTATCGGTACTTAAAAACCAGGCACAAAATAACAGCAACAAAACCAGGAGCGCGATGCTGCGTAAGTCGTTAACGGTGACTCAATTCGCTATTGCGCAGTTTTTCATTATGGCGACCATCCTGGTGAGCAAACAGGTTTACTATGCGACCCACAAAGATCTCGGTTTTAAAAAAGATGCTATCCTGATCGTCAATTCGCCCTGGAAAAACAGGCAGGAGCGGTTGAACCAGGTGCTGCTGAATAAGTTCAGAGCCATTCCGCAGATCGAACTCATCAGCATGGGTCGCGATGCGCCGGCTGCAGGTGACCTGTTCTCGACCGAGGCTACTTATAACGACGGGAAAAAAGAGATCAAACTGGAAAATTTTGGTGTACGGTTCGGCGACGAGAACTATATCAAAGTTTATCATATTAAATTATTAGCAGGACGTAATTTGAGGCCCGGCGATACCTCGAAAGCAGTTCTGATTAATAACACATTGGCTAAACAACTCGGTTTCAAGAGCCCGCAGGATGCTGTCGGCAAAGTGATCAGTAAATATAATGGCAACGCCGGCGATATGCTGATAGCCGGCGTAGTGGCCGATTTTAATGCAGAATCGATACATGCTGCCATTGCACCGGTAGCCATTATGACCAGCACCAACTTTTATTTTAATGGCACATTTCACATCGCACTCAAACCGCAAACCACAACCGGCGATGATTGGAAAACTGCCATTGCAGCTATGGAAAAAGCCTGGAAACAGATTTACCCTGAAGATGATTTTGAATACAGCTTTTTTGACGAAAACATCGCCCGGCTATATACCGATGAACAGCATACCTCCGCATTGTTGAGTTGGGCCACAGGCCTTTCTATTTTGATAAGTTGCCTTGGCTTGCTGGGACTTGCCATATATACCACCACGCAGCGGACAAAAGAAATAGGGGTCCGCAAAGTGCTGGGCGCCACTGTAACACAGATAGCGACATTACTCTCAGCCGAGTTGGTGTGGCTTCTTGCGCTGTCCTTCGTGACCATCAGTCCTGTGGCCTGGTACGCCATGAACAGGTGGATGCAAAGCTTTGCCGACCGGACCCCAATAAGTTGGTGGATATTTGCCTTGAGCGGCGGGGGCATGTTACTAACGGCCTTACTGACGTCGGGTTTTCAAACCATTAAAGCTGCCCTGGCAAACCCGGTGAAGAGCCTTCGTTCGGAGTAG
- a CDS encoding LytR/AlgR family response regulator transcription factor, protein MIRCLVVDDEPLALHILEDYISKMPFLELVKATTNPIEALQVVQAGGVDLVFLDVQMPELTGIQFLRIANGKSKVILTTAYPQYALEGYELDVIDYLLKPIAFDRFFKSVQKAQAIIEPAVKPEVKVEQTQQRDLLSDFIFVKTEHKIQKVYLNDILFIEGLKDYISIFTPSERIITLQNMKKMEDALPEKYFIRVHKSYIVSINKIDSIERSRIFIGDKVIPVGDTYRDEFFKIVDGKNI, encoded by the coding sequence ATGATCAGATGCCTTGTAGTTGACGACGAGCCTTTAGCGCTGCACATACTGGAGGATTACATCTCCAAGATGCCCTTTTTGGAATTGGTGAAGGCAACCACCAACCCGATAGAGGCATTACAAGTGGTGCAAGCCGGTGGGGTGGACCTGGTTTTCCTGGATGTGCAAATGCCAGAGCTTACCGGGATACAATTTCTGCGTATAGCCAATGGTAAGTCTAAAGTGATATTGACGACGGCTTACCCGCAATATGCGCTGGAGGGCTATGAGTTAGATGTGATCGATTATTTGCTGAAACCTATTGCTTTTGACCGGTTCTTTAAATCCGTACAGAAAGCACAGGCGATCATAGAGCCCGCCGTCAAGCCGGAAGTTAAGGTTGAACAAACACAGCAGCGCGACCTGCTGAGCGATTTTATCTTTGTTAAGACCGAGCATAAAATACAGAAAGTGTATTTGAACGATATTCTTTTCATCGAGGGCCTGAAGGACTATATCTCCATATTTACGCCATCAGAGCGTATCATCACCCTGCAGAATATGAAAAAGATGGAAGATGCATTACCAGAAAAGTATTTTATCCGCGTACATAAATCTTACATCGTATCTATCAATAAAATCGATAGCATCGAACGCAGCCGGATATTTATTGGTGATAAAGTAATTCCTGTAGGGGATACTTACCGTGATGAGTTTTTCAAGATAGTTGACGGGAAGAATATTTAG
- a CDS encoding ABC transporter permease yields the protein MKGFILSFRSEFYKTRKTMAFWSAVILPFVICLMISIGFFSHSDKLSKLPGAMLWFEFSAPVLVVMGSILLPMLIVFEAYSVNNIEHKAETWKTLFSLPLSKWSVYSAKYLYALFLIILCLALFVLFTLGFGNLLGVIQPQLKFSEYHIESTLLQVYFKLLLSGLGILSIQFLLSLLFRDFLKPMGIGFVATVAGIIMANVQWKYTYLFPYSNAMLTIRSLKPDNNTNNGQGIPHITVDLFTKDICVSLIVAVTVFILGYFIVLKKSVK from the coding sequence ATGAAAGGATTTATACTATCGTTCCGGTCTGAGTTTTACAAAACGCGTAAAACAATGGCATTTTGGAGTGCCGTTATTTTACCCTTCGTTATTTGCCTGATGATATCTATTGGCTTTTTCAGCCATAGCGATAAATTATCAAAGCTTCCCGGTGCTATGCTTTGGTTCGAATTTTCGGCCCCGGTACTGGTAGTAATGGGGTCAATATTATTACCCATGCTGATCGTTTTCGAAGCCTATTCGGTAAACAATATCGAACATAAGGCTGAAACATGGAAAACCCTGTTTAGCTTGCCTCTATCTAAGTGGTCGGTTTATTCGGCCAAATATCTTTACGCACTTTTCCTTATCATATTATGTCTTGCGCTATTCGTACTTTTTACGCTGGGCTTCGGTAATTTATTAGGCGTAATTCAACCCCAATTAAAATTCAGCGAGTACCATATCGAAAGTACACTGCTACAGGTTTATTTCAAACTGCTTTTGTCTGGCCTGGGTATACTGTCTATACAATTCTTATTAAGCCTGCTTTTCCGCGATTTCCTTAAACCGATGGGTATTGGTTTTGTAGCTACGGTAGCCGGCATCATTATGGCCAATGTTCAGTGGAAATACACCTACCTGTTCCCATATTCCAATGCCATGCTGACTATAAGGAGCCTAAAACCAGATAATAACACCAATAATGGACAGGGAATTCCGCACATCACCGTCGACCTGTTTACCAAAGACATTTGTGTAAGCCTTATTGTAGCTGTAACAGTGTTTATCCTTGGCTATTTTATCGTGCTGAAAAAGAGTGTAAAATAG
- a CDS encoding ankyrin repeat domain-containing protein: MNYSDINDPLFAQALQALDAGDTGTLEKLITEYPRLIRNRLIIGEDGYFKDPYLIWFVADNPIRNSGLPPNITDITRLLVEAIKREAEDTFHEQIDYALGLVATGRIPRECGVQIGLMDILIDAGAKPGGGMGAFAHGNVEAAKHLIDRGGKLTFAMAVCLEYVDDINHLCNKASPAEKLTALAAAAFYGKTNMVRLLLTMGADPNGYPESASGFHSHATPLHQAVCSGSLDTVQVLTEAGAGLGATDKIYSGTPLDWAIHMQTEASNEEEKKNFALIEAYL, encoded by the coding sequence ATGAATTATTCTGACATAAACGACCCCTTATTTGCACAGGCATTGCAGGCGCTCGACGCCGGCGACACCGGCACATTGGAAAAGCTTATTACAGAATATCCCCGTTTAATAAGGAACAGGCTTATTATCGGGGAAGATGGTTATTTTAAAGACCCATACCTGATATGGTTTGTGGCTGACAACCCCATCCGGAATTCCGGTCTTCCGCCAAATATCACAGATATAACCCGGTTGCTTGTAGAAGCGATAAAGCGGGAGGCGGAAGATACTTTTCATGAACAAATTGACTACGCACTTGGGTTGGTGGCGACAGGACGCATACCGCGCGAATGCGGCGTACAGATAGGCCTGATGGATATATTGATAGATGCCGGCGCTAAACCGGGAGGTGGAATGGGTGCATTTGCGCATGGCAATGTGGAGGCTGCAAAACATCTTATCGACCGTGGTGGTAAGCTGACATTTGCAATGGCTGTATGCCTGGAGTACGTGGACGACATTAACCATTTATGTAATAAGGCCAGCCCGGCGGAGAAGTTAACGGCCCTTGCAGCCGCCGCATTTTATGGGAAAACGAATATGGTAAGGCTTTTATTAACCATGGGAGCTGATCCGAATGGATATCCCGAAAGCGCAAGCGGATTTCACAGCCATGCCACCCCGCTACACCAGGCAGTATGTTCCGGTTCGCTTGATACGGTGCAAGTGCTGACGGAGGCGGGTGCAGGGCTTGGCGCGACCGACAAAATTTATAGCGGAACGCCTTTGGATTGGGCAATACATATGCAAACCGAGGCCAGCAATGAAGAAGAGAAAAAGAACTTTGCACTGATCGAAGCTTACCTGTGA
- a CDS encoding ABC transporter ATP-binding protein yields MVIDTQGLSFNFGNQQVVKSLSLQVPEGSIYGFLGPNGAGKTTTIKLLLNLLKTDLGSIRIFDKDLQSNRIDILSQIGALIEQPAIYGHLTGKENLMNRALLLQVPESRVNEMLALVHLKDAANKKAGKYSLGMKQRLGIALALLSDPKLLILDEPTNGLDPNGIIEVRELLIRLVTQYKKTVFVSSHLLAEVERMATHVGIIDKGELLFQGSIKDLEAISQPQIQIEVANIVDAANFLKKQGLTVNDISDDHLTMPFVSKIQMGEINSLLNRNNFQVFAIQKVQKDLEKLFLDITQKA; encoded by the coding sequence ATGGTAATTGATACCCAGGGACTAAGTTTTAACTTTGGCAACCAGCAGGTTGTCAAATCACTATCCCTCCAGGTGCCGGAAGGCAGTATTTACGGTTTCCTTGGACCTAACGGAGCCGGTAAAACCACTACTATAAAATTGCTGCTCAACCTGTTAAAAACAGACTTGGGCAGCATTCGTATTTTTGATAAGGATCTGCAAAGCAACCGTATCGATATTTTGTCTCAGATAGGCGCGCTTATCGAACAACCTGCTATTTATGGTCATCTCACGGGGAAAGAAAACCTGATGAACCGCGCTTTGCTGTTGCAGGTACCCGAAAGCAGGGTTAATGAAATGCTGGCGCTTGTGCATTTAAAAGATGCCGCTAACAAAAAAGCCGGCAAATACTCTTTAGGGATGAAACAACGGCTCGGTATTGCCCTGGCGCTGCTGTCAGACCCTAAGCTGCTGATATTGGATGAGCCCACAAACGGCCTCGACCCGAACGGTATCATCGAGGTGCGCGAACTTTTAATACGGCTGGTCACCCAATACAAAAAGACGGTTTTTGTTTCGAGCCATTTACTGGCCGAGGTAGAACGGATGGCCACACATGTAGGTATTATTGACAAGGGGGAACTACTTTTCCAGGGAAGCATTAAGGACCTGGAGGCTATAAGTCAGCCACAAATACAAATTGAAGTTGCCAATATCGTTGATGCGGCTAATTTTTTGAAGAAACAGGGGCTTACCGTAAATGATATTTCGGACGACCATCTAACCATGCCTTTTGTTTCGAAAATACAGATGGGCGAGATCAATTCACTTTTGAACCGTAACAATTTCCAGGTATTCGCTATCCAAAAAGTACAAAAGGACCTGGAAAAGCTATTCCTGGATATCACCCAAAAAGCCTGA
- a CDS encoding lysophospholipid acyltransferase family protein produces MRKLFGYILSPVHYLAFGLILVIFHPVQWICFNAFGYRAHKWVIDVMNSLLTASYYLLGNTVKFTNHQNLPVGRPIIFIANHQSLYDIPVLIWFLRKYHAKFISKIELTKGIPSVSYNLRHGGAANIDRKDPRQSIMEIGKLGTRMKENKWGAVIFPEGTRSKDGMVKTFQAAGVATLLKKCPEALLVPIAIDNSWKMVRYGQFPLNTFIAMSWEVLTPVEPAGKPVDESVSACETAIKQALGQ; encoded by the coding sequence ATGAGAAAACTATTCGGCTACATTTTATCACCCGTCCATTACCTGGCATTCGGGTTGATATTGGTTATATTTCATCCCGTACAATGGATATGTTTTAACGCTTTTGGCTACCGGGCACATAAATGGGTGATTGATGTAATGAATTCGCTGCTTACAGCCAGCTATTATTTACTGGGCAACACGGTAAAATTTACCAACCATCAAAACCTGCCTGTTGGGCGACCCATTATTTTCATAGCCAACCACCAAAGCTTGTACGACATCCCGGTATTGATCTGGTTTTTACGAAAATATCACGCCAAGTTTATCTCCAAAATAGAGCTGACCAAAGGCATCCCGTCGGTATCCTATAATTTACGCCATGGCGGCGCGGCTAATATCGACCGTAAAGACCCTCGCCAATCCATTATGGAAATTGGCAAACTGGGCACCCGCATGAAGGAAAACAAATGGGGCGCTGTGATATTTCCCGAAGGCACCCGTTCCAAAGACGGTATGGTAAAAACCTTCCAGGCGGCAGGTGTTGCAACTCTCCTGAAAAAATGCCCTGAGGCCTTGCTGGTACCGATAGCTATTGATAACTCCTGGAAAATGGTCCGCTATGGCCAGTTCCCGCTGAATACCTTTATTGCAATGTCGTGGGAAGTGTTAACACCGGTTGAACCTGCGGGCAAGCCCGTGGACGAGTCGGTGTCAGCGTGCGAAACGGCGATCAAGCAAGCACTTGGGCAATAG
- a CDS encoding sensor histidine kinase, which produces MKKNWSIFWHIFFWVSIISYFVYLTLDNSKISTKELVVIFGVFSAINIGLFYLNYLYLIPKFLDKKKYRNYAFALTICIIVFALLKYGLATQFKEIVLLHGGKLTPFWTYIISSALTNVFFLFLSTALKFGVDWFLNERVRNDLENQRLAAELSFLKSQVNPHFLFNSLNSIYSLAYQKSDAAPEAILKLSEIMRYMLYESNDGKVDLAKELQYLQNYIDLQKIRFGDKAFIDFKITGEVGNQKIVPLLLIAFIENAFKHGVANDPSIPIRLMINLDGVNLHFYIENKKHMNNRDIESGVGLSNVQRRLQLLYPGRYKLDIQDRQDTYTCELSLVL; this is translated from the coding sequence GTGAAAAAAAATTGGAGCATATTCTGGCACATCTTTTTTTGGGTAAGTATTATCAGCTACTTCGTATACCTTACGCTGGACAACTCTAAAATAAGCACCAAGGAGCTTGTGGTCATTTTCGGCGTATTCAGCGCTATCAATATTGGCCTCTTTTATCTGAATTATCTTTATCTTATCCCTAAATTTCTCGATAAAAAAAAATATAGGAACTATGCATTCGCGCTAACCATTTGCATTATTGTTTTTGCTTTATTAAAATACGGGTTGGCTACCCAATTTAAAGAGATCGTTCTGCTTCATGGCGGTAAGCTAACGCCGTTTTGGACCTATATTATAAGTTCGGCTTTAACTAACGTATTCTTCCTGTTCCTGAGCACCGCCCTCAAATTTGGGGTCGATTGGTTTTTGAACGAAAGGGTACGTAATGACCTTGAAAATCAGCGTTTGGCTGCTGAACTATCTTTCCTGAAATCGCAGGTTAATCCGCATTTCTTATTTAATTCGCTCAATAGTATCTACTCACTGGCTTACCAGAAATCTGACGCGGCCCCCGAGGCTATCCTGAAGCTGTCGGAGATCATGCGGTATATGTTATATGAAAGCAATGATGGCAAAGTTGACCTGGCGAAAGAATTGCAATACCTTCAGAATTATATCGACCTTCAAAAGATACGTTTCGGTGATAAGGCGTTTATCGATTTTAAGATCACCGGCGAGGTTGGCAACCAAAAGATAGTACCTTTGCTGCTGATTGCGTTTATTGAGAATGCTTTCAAGCATGGGGTAGCCAATGACCCGTCGATTCCGATACGTTTAATGATAAACCTGGATGGTGTCAACCTTCATTTTTATATCGAAAATAAAAAGCATATGAATAACCGGGATATCGAAAGTGGCGTTGGCTTGAGTAATGTACAACGGCGGCTGCAACTTCTTTACCCCGGCAGATATAAATTGGATATACAGGACAGGCAGGATACTTATACCTGCGAACTAAGTTTAGTTTTGTAA